From Haloglomus litoreum, the proteins below share one genomic window:
- a CDS encoding alpha-ketoacid dehydrogenase subunit beta, with amino-acid sequence MSDQSYISTIIQSYQESLADYDDTFVVGEDIQHALMGTTRDLVAEFGEERVWDAPISEQGFHGLAIGAAMDGKRPIIEYQINTMAYMAMDQLVNNAQKLRHMTHGQVSIPLTITVPQAGTPGGSAAQHSDNPYPSLLNLGVKTVVPSTPYDQLGLFRSAVAEDDPVMVFWPAPVIGNRSEVPDEHYTIPLGEADVKREGEDVTVVAIGEKVPDVLAVAERLDPEISVEVVDPRTLLPLDEETILESVEKTNRAVVVDATNRTCGTAGDIAARISDAAFWHLDAPVKRVTRADVPVSYSPPEEEFVIPGEDTITEAIRDVMG; translated from the coding sequence ATGAGTGACCAGAGCTACATCTCGACGATCATCCAGTCGTATCAGGAATCGCTGGCCGACTACGACGACACCTTCGTCGTCGGCGAGGACATCCAGCACGCACTCATGGGGACGACCCGCGACCTAGTCGCCGAGTTCGGTGAGGAGCGGGTGTGGGACGCGCCGATCTCCGAACAGGGGTTCCACGGGCTGGCCATCGGGGCGGCGATGGACGGCAAGCGGCCGATCATCGAGTACCAGATCAACACGATGGCGTACATGGCGATGGACCAACTCGTCAACAACGCCCAGAAGCTCCGGCACATGACCCATGGACAGGTCTCGATTCCGCTCACCATCACCGTCCCGCAGGCGGGGACCCCCGGAGGAAGTGCGGCCCAGCACTCCGACAACCCGTATCCCTCGTTGCTCAACCTCGGTGTCAAGACCGTCGTGCCGAGCACCCCCTACGACCAGCTGGGACTGTTCCGGAGCGCCGTTGCCGAGGACGACCCGGTGATGGTGTTCTGGCCCGCGCCCGTGATCGGCAATCGGTCGGAGGTTCCGGACGAGCACTACACGATCCCGCTCGGCGAGGCCGATGTCAAACGCGAGGGTGAGGACGTGACCGTCGTCGCGATCGGTGAGAAGGTCCCGGACGTACTGGCCGTTGCCGAGCGTCTCGACCCGGAGATAAGCGTCGAGGTCGTCGATCCTCGGACGCTCCTCCCGCTCGACGAGGAGACCATCCTCGAGAGCGTCGAGAAGACGAACCGGGCGGTCGTGGTCGACGCCACGAACCGCACCTGTGGGACGGCCGGTGATATCGCCGCCCGTATCTCCGATGCGGCCTTCTGGCATCTGGATGCGCCGGTCAAGCGCGTGACGCGAGCGGATGTTCCCGTCTCGTACAGTCCGCCGGAGGAGGAGTTCGTCATCCCCGGCGAGGACACGATAACGGAGGCGATCCGCGACGTGATGGGCTGA
- a CDS encoding universal stress protein encodes MLQVLLPVDTDVDRALAAANAVTSLPNAADTVRVTILNVTEKMEVSTEAGIVQSEDWYDETNIPEAVERARSHLEAAGVETEVRRAHADPAQEILGVADEIDADQIVMCGRKRSTVGKVLLGSVTQGVLLNAEIPVTVVHAPS; translated from the coding sequence ATGCTACAGGTCCTGCTGCCCGTCGACACCGACGTGGACCGTGCTCTGGCTGCGGCGAACGCCGTTACGTCGCTACCGAACGCCGCCGACACGGTTCGGGTGACGATCCTCAACGTCACCGAGAAGATGGAGGTGTCGACGGAGGCCGGAATCGTACAGTCCGAGGACTGGTACGACGAGACGAACATCCCCGAGGCCGTCGAGCGCGCCCGGTCGCACCTGGAGGCTGCGGGGGTCGAGACGGAGGTCCGCCGTGCACACGCGGACCCCGCGCAGGAGATCCTCGGGGTCGCCGACGAGATCGACGCGGACCAGATCGTCATGTGCGGCCGGAAACGATCGACGGTGGGGAAGGTACTCCTCGGGAGTGTGACCCAGGGCGTGTTACTCAACGCCGAAATCCCCGTGACGGTCGTCCATGCTCCATCGTAG
- a CDS encoding thiamine pyrophosphate-dependent dehydrogenase E1 component subunit alpha, which translates to MSQDVPEQVRSQQAGLSDRDPDLLRRMYRMMREIREFEHTASELSSAGEIPGPIHLYLGQEAVATGVSLALGDDDVIASTHRGHGHVLAKGADIDGMMAELAGKETGLNSGRGGSMHMVDFSLGIFGCNAIVGASVPHAAGAAFSSKLDGDDRVSVSFFGDGASNQGVVHETMNMAAIWDLPVVFLCENNQYGVSTSQEDAVAGDRISDRAASYDMAGETINGQNVLEVYDTVREAVETTRETSRPRLVECETYRYEGHFSGEKDLLRDRPYRDEAEIERWRDERDPIDTFRQALVAADVLDEETLDGIDADVEARIEDAAEFALESDYPPGDRAPEYTYAEQSYPDFPAEKY; encoded by the coding sequence ATGAGCCAAGACGTTCCCGAACAGGTACGAAGCCAGCAGGCCGGGCTGTCGGACCGGGACCCGGACCTGTTGCGGCGCATGTACCGGATGATGCGCGAGATCCGCGAGTTCGAACACACGGCCAGCGAGTTGAGTAGTGCTGGAGAGATCCCCGGCCCGATCCACCTCTATCTCGGTCAGGAGGCGGTCGCGACGGGCGTCTCCCTGGCACTCGGTGACGACGACGTCATCGCGAGTACGCACCGTGGGCACGGGCACGTACTCGCGAAGGGAGCGGACATCGACGGGATGATGGCGGAACTGGCCGGGAAGGAGACCGGGCTGAACAGCGGCCGGGGTGGATCGATGCATATGGTCGATTTCTCCCTGGGTATCTTCGGCTGCAACGCCATCGTCGGTGCCAGCGTCCCCCACGCGGCGGGGGCGGCGTTCAGCTCGAAGCTGGACGGTGACGACCGGGTGTCTGTCTCGTTCTTCGGCGACGGGGCCTCGAACCAGGGTGTCGTCCACGAGACGATGAACATGGCCGCCATCTGGGACCTACCGGTCGTGTTCCTCTGTGAGAACAACCAGTACGGCGTCAGCACCAGTCAGGAGGACGCCGTCGCTGGTGACCGCATCTCGGACCGGGCTGCCAGCTACGACATGGCGGGCGAGACGATCAACGGCCAAAACGTCCTCGAGGTGTACGACACCGTCCGCGAGGCCGTCGAGACGACCCGTGAGACCAGCCGCCCGCGACTGGTCGAGTGCGAGACGTACCGGTACGAGGGCCACTTCTCGGGCGAGAAGGACCTGCTCCGGGACCGGCCGTACCGGGACGAGGCCGAGATCGAGCGGTGGCGCGACGAGCGCGACCCGATAGACACGTTCCGGCAGGCCCTCGTCGCAGCGGACGTGCTCGACGAGGAGACGCTCGACGGGATCGACGCCGATGTCGAGGCACGGATCGAGGACGCAGCGGAGTTCGCGCTCGAGAGCGACTACCCGCCTGGCGACCGAGCCCCCGAGTACACCTATGCCGAACAGTCGTACCCGGACTTCCCCGCGGAGAAGTACTGA
- the lpdA gene encoding dihydrolipoyl dehydrogenase has translation MAGERQETELLVVGAGPGGYAAAIKAAQNGVETTLADRDAVGGTCLNYGCIPSKALLTATGRLEAMRNAERMGIQATASADTEAMVAWKDEVVDGLTNGIGGLCRANGVSIREGHVTFVDETTGIIDGPDGERELSFDAAIVATGSRPITVPNFEFDGERILDSRGMLSVSEVPDRLLVIGAGYIGMELSTVFARLGADVTVIEMLDEALAAYDDDLSRPVVKQLRSLGVSFRFGEAALDWRENGDDITVFTETEGGEMNEYQGDRALVAVGRAPVTDGLGLDALGLSTTERGFIETDERGATDVANVYAVGDVAGEPMLAHKATHEGLVAAETIAGMDTATAEQPVPAVVFTDPEIGTVGRTEQEAIDAGYNPVVGEFPFTASGRALTRNATDGFVRLVGDAATGEILGCQMVGEEVAELLGEVGVAMRGGLTLDELAGTVHAHPTLSEAVMEAAADALDEAVHI, from the coding sequence ATGGCTGGAGAGCGACAGGAGACCGAACTGCTCGTCGTTGGCGCTGGTCCCGGCGGCTACGCCGCTGCGATCAAGGCCGCACAGAACGGGGTCGAGACGACCCTGGCCGACCGGGACGCCGTCGGGGGAACCTGCCTGAACTACGGCTGTATCCCCTCGAAGGCACTGCTCACGGCAACCGGACGGCTGGAGGCCATGCGGAACGCCGAGCGGATGGGTATCCAGGCCACCGCCAGCGCCGACACCGAGGCGATGGTCGCCTGGAAGGACGAGGTCGTCGACGGGCTCACGAACGGGATCGGCGGCCTGTGTCGAGCCAACGGGGTCTCGATCCGCGAGGGCCACGTCACGTTCGTCGACGAGACCACCGGCATCATCGACGGCCCGGACGGGGAGCGCGAACTCTCCTTCGACGCGGCCATCGTCGCGACCGGCAGCCGGCCCATCACCGTCCCCAACTTCGAGTTCGACGGCGAGCGGATCCTCGATTCGCGAGGGATGCTCTCAGTCTCCGAGGTCCCCGACCGACTCCTCGTCATCGGCGCCGGCTACATCGGCATGGAGCTGTCGACCGTGTTCGCCCGGCTCGGCGCCGATGTGACCGTCATCGAGATGCTCGACGAGGCGCTGGCCGCCTACGACGATGACCTCTCGCGACCGGTCGTGAAACAGCTCCGGTCGCTTGGTGTCTCCTTCCGGTTCGGCGAGGCGGCACTCGACTGGCGGGAGAACGGGGACGACATCACGGTGTTCACGGAGACCGAGGGCGGCGAGATGAACGAGTACCAGGGCGACAGGGCCCTTGTCGCGGTCGGACGGGCGCCGGTGACCGACGGGCTCGGGCTCGATGCCCTCGGGCTCTCGACGACCGAGCGGGGGTTCATCGAGACCGACGAGCGTGGTGCGACCGATGTCGCGAACGTCTACGCCGTCGGTGATGTCGCTGGCGAGCCGATGCTGGCCCACAAGGCGACCCACGAGGGGCTCGTCGCTGCAGAGACCATCGCTGGCATGGACACGGCAACCGCCGAACAGCCCGTGCCGGCCGTCGTGTTCACCGATCCGGAGATCGGCACCGTCGGCCGAACCGAGCAGGAGGCGATCGATGCGGGGTACAACCCCGTCGTCGGTGAGTTCCCGTTCACGGCGAGCGGGCGGGCGCTCACCCGGAACGCGACGGACGGGTTCGTTCGCCTCGTCGGTGACGCGGCAACCGGAGAGATACTCGGCTGTCAGATGGTCGGTGAGGAGGTCGCAGAACTGCTCGGTGAGGTCGGTGTCGCGATGCGGGGCGGACTCACGCTCGACGAACTCGCCGGGACCGTCCACGCCCACCCGACGCTCTCCGAGGCGGTGATGGAGGCAGCGGCGGACGCGCTCGACGAGGCGGTCCACATCTAG
- a CDS encoding DMT family transporter: MELTTASLGIVLAVGAALLFAVQNLCVRLGTEEGDVVGVMLVSLVCNVVVLVPIVLVLYPPPYQGLFTPISLASFAGAGLFGSLVGRVLMFKSIEVIGASRTTPIISSNVFFASALAILLLGETLTMPHLLGILLIVGGVAFISWETAATSAPNQSLRQIGASLVVPLAAAASIGIEPVLAAQGFAEGTQVLPGVMVKVVAATLGFGTYVLLYSSFEVPIGEPIFRWYIGAGVAASVGLTLYYAALEVAPVVIVVPILQTMPLFVVVLSFLFLPQRLERVTVRLGVAAAVVVVGATVVSLSG; encoded by the coding sequence ATGGAACTGACGACCGCCTCGCTCGGTATCGTGCTCGCGGTTGGCGCCGCGCTGTTGTTCGCGGTCCAGAACCTGTGTGTCCGGCTCGGAACGGAGGAGGGTGATGTCGTCGGTGTCATGCTCGTCTCGCTGGTGTGTAACGTCGTCGTCCTGGTCCCCATCGTGCTCGTTCTCTATCCGCCGCCGTATCAGGGGCTGTTCACGCCGATCTCGTTGGCGTCGTTCGCGGGCGCGGGGCTGTTCGGCTCGCTCGTCGGGCGGGTGCTGATGTTCAAGAGTATCGAGGTGATCGGCGCGAGTCGCACGACACCGATCATCTCGTCGAACGTGTTCTTCGCCTCGGCGCTCGCGATACTCCTCCTCGGCGAGACACTGACGATGCCGCATCTCCTCGGAATCCTGCTCATCGTCGGTGGGGTGGCGTTCATCTCCTGGGAGACGGCGGCCACCTCCGCCCCGAACCAGTCGCTTCGACAGATCGGCGCCTCGCTCGTCGTTCCCCTGGCGGCTGCGGCCTCGATCGGTATCGAGCCGGTCCTCGCCGCACAGGGGTTCGCCGAGGGAACACAGGTCCTCCCTGGGGTGATGGTGAAGGTGGTGGCCGCGACGCTCGGCTTCGGTACGTACGTCCTGCTGTACTCCTCGTTCGAGGTTCCCATCGGCGAGCCCATCTTCCGGTGGTACATCGGTGCCGGCGTCGCCGCATCGGTCGGCCTGACGCTCTATTACGCCGCGCTCGAGGTCGCTCCGGTTGTCATCGTCGTGCCGATCCTGCAGACGATGCCGCTGTTCGTGGTCGTCCTGTCGTTCCTCTTCCTCCCCCAGCGACTCGAACGGGTCACCGTTCGCCTGGGCGTTGCAGCCGCTGTGGTCGTGGTCGGCGCGACGGTGGTGTCACTATCGGGGTAG